Proteins co-encoded in one Oncorhynchus masou masou isolate Uvic2021 chromosome 22, UVic_Omas_1.1, whole genome shotgun sequence genomic window:
- the parvaa gene encoding LOW QUALITY PROTEIN: parvin, alpha a (The sequence of the model RefSeq protein was modified relative to this genomic sequence to represent the inferred CDS: inserted 1 base in 1 codon), with translation WLNSTVLSVSAEENEVRTMVDTNSNNDSKLQELQKVLIDWINDMLVGERIIVKDLAEDLYDGQVLQKLFENLEGEKLNVAEVTQKQKLQTVLEXSIKISARSIKLNYAFEALFDHTPDKLNVVKQTLIAFVNKHLNKLNLEVAELDTQFADSVYLVLLLGLLEGYFVPLYNFFLTDENFDQNVYNVSFSFELMQDEGLERPRPRPEVNLKCHTMLK, from the exons TGGCTAAACTCAACTGTTCTTTCTGTTTCTGCAGAGGAGAATGAGGTCCGCACCATGGTCGACACCAACTCCAACAACGACAGCAAACTACAGGAACTCCAGAAGGTGCTGATTGACTGGATCAATGATATGTTGGTAGGAGAGAGGATCATCGTGAAGGACCTGGCTGAAGATCTATATGACGGGCAGGTTCTACAGAAACTCTTTG AGAACCTGGAGGGGGAGAAGCTGAATGTGGCTGAGGTGACCCAGAAGCAGAAGCTACAGACGGTTCTGG ACTCCATCAAGATCTCCGCCAGGAGCATCAAATTGAACT ATGCTTTCGAAGCCCTGTTTGACCATACTCCAGACAAGCTCAATGTGGTGAAGCAG ACTCTCATCGCCTTTGTGAACAAACACTTGAACAAGCTCAATCTGGAGGTGGCTGAACTGGACACACAG TTTGCTGACAGTGTTTACCTGGTTCTGCTGTTGGGACTGCTGGAGGGCTACTTTGTTCCGCTCTATAATTTCTTCCTGACAGATGAGAACTTTGACCAAAAT GTGTACAACGTGTCCTTCTCCTTTGAGCTGATGCAAGATGAAGGTCTGGAGAGACCCAGACCCAGGCCTGAAG TGAATCTCAAATGCCACACTATGTTGAAGTAG